The Toxorhynchites rutilus septentrionalis strain SRP chromosome 3, ASM2978413v1, whole genome shotgun sequence genome includes a region encoding these proteins:
- the LOC129772943 gene encoding probable cyclin-dependent serine/threonine-protein kinase DDB_G0292550 encodes MASILEIIKTTSSIVPQFDGNIDKLKAFADALNLVKTFETPENKATIINVILTKLEGRARNAFTETPTSVSEISKILKAKITTSPPEQVLAKMANLKQNGGIEQFCLDLEKLVFSLETAYTAKEIPPQVAKSMANKEGVKHLAGGLKNEKTSLIIRAGNFNSYSDAMTKALEENLNNASASVFAYSQTNRNANRFNNNVDTHYNNYRRRPNDFHNRGRNQNNFNRNNFNQNNFQNQPRNNYNRFGQQNQVRDQFSNINPQRNNNNNNRRNTNFNRPQQYIRLTGNESQPTDALQSEPALTLEENKHYGDQH; translated from the coding sequence atggCTAGCATACTCGAAATAATCAAGACTACATCGTCTATAGTTCCGCAATTCGACGGAAACATAGACAAACTGAAAGCCTTCGCTGACGCTTTAAACTtggtgaaaacatttgaaacaccGGAAAACAAAGCAACCATAATTAACGTCATACTAACCAAACTAGAGGGACGGGCGAGAAATGCCTTCACTGAAACACCGACATCGGTGAGCGagataagcaaaattttaaaagcTAAAATAACGACCAGCCCACCGGAACAAGTTCTAGCTAAAATGGCTAACTTGAAACAAAACGGTGGAATCGAACAATTTTGCCTGGATTTAGAAAAATTGGTGTTCAGTTTGGAAACAGCGTACACCGCTAAAGAAATTCCGCCCCAAGTTGCCAAATCTATGGCAAACAAAGAAGGCGTCAAACATTTAGCCGGAgggttaaaaaacgaaaaaacctcgCTCATCATAAGAGCAGGGAATTTCAATTCATACTCCGACGCGATGACTAAAGCGTTGGAGGAAAACTTAAATAATGCGAGCGCATCAGTATTTGCATACTCGCAAACCAACAGAAACGCCAACCGTTTCAACAACAACGTTGACACACATTATAATAATTACAGGCGCAGGCCAAACGACTTCCATAACCGCGGTAGAAACCAAAACAATTTCAACCGCaacaatttcaaccaaaataatttccaaaaCCAACCGCGTAATAACTATAACCGTTTTGGCCAGCAAAACCAAGTTCGAGACCAATTCTCAAACATAAACCCACAgcgaaataacaacaacaacaataggcggaatacaaattttaaccGCCCTCAGCAATACATCCGCCTAACGGGAAACGAGTCACAACCGACGGACGCCCTCCAGTCCGAACCGGCATTGACATTGGAGGAAAACAAACATTACGGAGACCAACATTAA